CAATTCTTCCCACAAACATTGTAAGAATGATTATTACCTTTCCTATCCAGGTCAAACCTGAAGTAACTCCGGTGGATAGACCTACAGTGCCGAAAGCGCTCATCGCTTCGAAGATATAGTCAAATGGTCCGAATTCCTGTGTGGAATTCTGTTCGGAGATGAGCAGAAGCCCTGCTGAAATTGTGAAAACCATTCCTCCGAGAAGGAGTACAGCAGCCATACGGTTGATATCATGAGGGGAAATGCTTCGGTTCCAGATCTCCGTGGATGGTTTCCTTCGAATGAGAGACATGAAACTCATAAATATCACACCGACTGTGCTGGTTTTTACGCCACCACCTGTTCCACCCGGAGACGCACCTATGAACATCAATGCTATAATGAACCATTGCATTGCTGGCATCAGAGTGGACGTGGGAACGGTATTGAATCCTGCTGTTCGCGGCGTTATGGAACCGAGAAAAGCATTTGAGATCTTCTGAGAAAAATTCATTCCGGCAAGAGAATTGTTCCACTCGAACCCAAGGAATATTCCAAAGCCGACTACTATGAGTATTATCGTAATCCAGAGAACGAGTTTTACCTGTACAGACATTCGCATACTGGTTCCCGTTTTCATTCTGTGAAGGATATGTGCTCCCAGAGAGGTTAAAATCAGGAAACCGATTCCTCCAAGTGCGATTAAGCTGCCAATGGTTATAGCGATTCCAGGTACATGTGCGAAAGCTTCCAGATTGGTTGGATTACTGAAATAGCCGGATGAAGTATCTGCAAGAGTGGGATTCAGACTGAAACCCGCATTGCAGAATGCGGAAATACTGTGAAAGATCGATTGCCAGATCTTGAAGTTCATCGTCCATCCGACAGGCTGACCATCCCATATCAGGTAGAGTATGAAAGCTCCTGCACTTTCTATTGTCAGTGTCCAGCCGATAATAGAACCCATTATCCTTTTAAGATCATTTATAAAGTCACTATCCATCACCTGAACAAGTGATGCTGATTCCCTGAGACCTGCATTGTGCCCTAGAAACAGCGCGAAGAAGGCTACAAATGTCATAATTCCAAGACCGCCAACCTGGATAAGAATCAGAATTATAGTCTGCCCGAAAACGGTGAAATCCGTTGCTGTATCCCTCACTATAAGTCCCGTTACACATGTTGCCGATGTAGATGTGAAAGCCGCATCGATCACTCCGATACTGCTGCCGGAAGGAGTCGCGTTTGGGAGAAGCAGCATTGCTGTTCCAAAAGCAATAACAATTGCAAATGAAACCGGAAGAATAGCAGCAGGAGAGAGATGATCCAGAGCCCAGGATCCCAAATACGCAAGGAGTACTCTCACGGAACAGAGAGTGCTGTATATAAGGGATATTTTTATAGCAAGAGCTAATCCAGCGGGTAGTACTCCGTGATGTATTGTTTGGATTGCGACGATCAGGATCGCAATGATGTAGAGGAAAGAGAAGAGAAGAAGCCATTTTTCGTCGGTGAATCTGTCCTTGAATGAAGAAACTCCATCAGGCAGCACTATACCCGCAAGGAATATCATGGATATAATGATAATCAGAATATCAGCTGCGAGAAGGATATCCGGTGACCGGAGAGACAGTCCGAATAGTGCAATAAGGACAGCAAATACACATAAAGAAAGAAACAGTCGAACTGAATCACTTCCAACAAATCTGTTATCCAATGCGACCATACCTCCCTGCCCTGGTTTCAAGCATATTAACACTCAATGCGCGTCCGGTCAAATACGAAAGGAATCTAAATGATTAATGCGGTGGAGTACAACAAGTTCCTAAATTTAAGACCTTTGAATGTAACAAAAGCGTTTCCTGCGAGCAGGTTTGCTCTTGTGAGTATGAAGGACATAGCTGCGGTTGCTGTTGAAAAAAATGCCATTGTCATGGCTGCTAATATTCGCAATCCCCTGAGTGCCCTGGGAATTCTTCGGGCCGCGAAAAAAGTCGACTCTTTTGTTTTACTCGAACTGGCAAAATCAGAAGCTGGTTATACGGGAGTGAATTTCAGGAATCTTCCCTGGTTCGCGTTACAGTTCTCAAGTTCAATTGAAGATAATACCGTTTTCGGTCTGCATATGGACCATTATGCGATAAAATCAGACAGTGACAGAGATGAAGCCGTCATAACTGTTCCAGATGCCATTTCAAGGGGCTGGACTTCGGTGGCTGTTGACGCATCACATAACCCCGACTACGAGAATCTGATCTTCACTCGTGATCTCGCTATGCACATCCAGCCATATATCGGTCTTGAAGTTGAAGTCGGTGAAATAAAGGGGGCCGGGGTTCTCACAACCGTAGAGGAAGCGGAGTATTTCATAGGAGGTCTTAACAGCTGGGGAATATTCCCGGATTTCCTCGCGATCTCAAATGGGTCCAAACATGGTACTTACGATTCTTCCAAGGGTGAAGGCGAGGGAATCGACCTGATAAGAACCAGAGAAATTGCGAATGCAATATCACAGTACGATTGTAAGATAGCGCAGCATGGTATCAGTGGAACACCTCTCGATAAAGTCGGGCATTTCAAAGAGTATGGTATAAATAAAGGTAATGTAGGAACTCTCTGGCAGAATATCCTGTTCGGCCTGGAAATCGATCCTGACAGCGGCAACGCTGTGATTGAAAATGGATCGTTTGTGAAGCGCTCCGATAAAGGAATTCCGACAGAATTATGGGACGAGATAGTATCCTGGGCTGATGCCTGGGGATATCCCCGCAACTCCGGAGATTACAAAAAAGCAAACCTTCCGTTCCACTACAGGATAATGAGTCTGCCGTACATATACAGAGATCGTATTCTGGAGGAAACCGAGAAATGGGCGCTCAAGTTCTTCGAAGCATTCAACTCTACTGGAACCGGAACCGCAGTTATTGATAGAATCCTTCAGAGAGATGATTGGAACTCTGTTCCCGAACGTTTTATAACTGCGGTCAGAAAAAATTACTCCGCGTCCCTCGCGCCTGATGCCGCGCCTGATGGCGGGAGCGGGAAAGAACTTGATACAACCGGGGAGGACTTCTCCGACTGAGAGGGTGATGAATTCCTGGAACGATATGTAATCAGAAATGCAAGGATAATAGATCCTTCAGTGAATACTGACTTTCATGGCGATATTCTCATCGGAAATGGCAGAATCGAAGCTGTTGATCCTGGCTTGCCCGTTGAACTCGATGCCATACCGATAAACGCTGACGGTAAATGGGTATTTCCCGGACTGGTGGATATGCACGTACATCTCCGTGTTCCCGGTGGTGAGGATTCTGAAACTATTGAAACAGGTCTGAAGGCAGCGATTGCCGGAGGTATAACCACCGTAGGTGCTATGCCGAATACAACTCCACCCATCGATTCTCCTCAAATTGTATCGGATATGATATCTGCGGCTTCGAGTCTGAATCTTGCCCGCTGCATACCTGTTCCATGCGTTACCAGGGGTAGAGCTGGAGAATGTCTCGTCGATTTTCATAAGCTGCATGAAGCCGGAGCCACAGCATTCTCAGATGATGGTGGCCCGGTCCATGATTCCGGATTACTGCTTCAGGCAATGGAAACTGTCTCTGCGTTCAACGGCGTGATTATCGAACATCCTGAGGTTATGGAGTTATCAGGAGGTTCAATTAATCAGGGAGTAATTGCCGGGGAGCTTGGTGTAAGGGGAATCCCGGAGTGTGCCGAGACAGTAGATGTTGCCAGATGCCTTGAAATCGCAAACAATTGTCCGGGGCATCTTCATTTGACTCATCTGTCATCACCAAGGAGTATTGAACTGGTCAGATCTGATTGTTTCAGGTCAGCAGAAGTCACAGTTGATGTCACACCACACCACCTGATTCTTGATGAAACCGCTGTTCTTGAGCATGAATCAATGGCAAAGATGAATCCGCCGCTCAGAAGTTTTGAAAGCCGCTCCGGACTGCTAGCCATGGTGAAGAAAGGCATGGTGGACGCAATTGCTTCAGACCATGCCCCACACGCTATGCTCAAGAAGCGGAAATCACTGGAGGATGCAGCTTTTGGGATTGTCGGACTGGAAACTATCCTGCCTTTAACGATTGAGGCTCTTCATACGGAATCCGGGATGACTCTCCTTCAGATACTAAGTCTTCTGACGAAAGGACCGGCTGGAATTCTGAGGATTCAGGAACCTGGCATTGCGGTTGGGGATAAGGCGGATATCGTCCTTTACAATCCCGATATTGAATACAGTCTTTACGAAACAGGAACATTTTCAAAATCGAGGAATACACCTTTTTTCCGTAGGATATTAAAAGGCAAAGTCGAAGCTGTCTGGAAGGGGAGGCTTGTCTACCGGGATGGTCAGTTTGCATAAGATAGGAGCATGTCCGACAATATCGGACAAGCTCCCAAGATACTCAGTTGCAGCAATAATGGTTTTCATGTTGTTACTTGTGGCTTCATGTGCTTATTACAACACGTATTACAACGCCAGAAAAAGCTACAGAGAAGCTCTTGAGATTGCGAAACAGTATCCTGATAATCCGGTATCTTCTGAGGAAGTACTGCTTAACGAAGCTATTTCGGGCGCAGCCAAGATTCTGGCTGTTTATCCTGAAAGTCGATGGATTGACGATGCTCAGCTTCTTCTCGGCAACGCGCTTCTTCAGCTGGGCAGACGAACGCTTACCGGAAGCGGTACTTCTGATCTGACCGAAGCGATGATGGCATTCTCTTCGACAGCGATACTGACTGATGATCAGACAATTCGCGATAGAGCTTTTATGGGTATGGGTCTCGCAGCCATGGAACTTGGCAGATTGAATGATGCGGTTGCTTCGTTCGAAAATGTTTCCCATGAGAATAATGATAGATACATTTCCTCAAGATTGTATCTGATGGATGCACAATTGCTGAATAACCAGCCTGAACTGGTTCTTGTGGTTGCCGACAGTCTTGGAACACCGGGGGATGACAGCCTTTCCGCGGAACTTACATTATTGATCGGTCGTGCCCTGATGGAGATAGGACGTCCCGACAGTGGAGCTGTAATGGCTCTGACGGCAGGAGATATGTTCAGAAGAGGAAAAGGTTATTATAGAGCGCTCACTATTGCGGCGGAGGCTTATTTGCAGGCTGATAAACCCGGGAAAGCAGTGGAAGTACTGACGCAGCTACTCTCAGGATACAGATCCGATCTGGAAACAGCGATTATTGCTCTTCTTGATGGAAAAGCCAGGGAACTCGCGGGAGATCCCGCTGGTGCAATGGCCTCTTTCAGAAGCGCTGCTGATCTGGACAGTTATCGGGAATATGGTGCTGAGGCTCTATACCTTCGATCGATGCTGCTGGAGAAGGATGGTAGAATAGAAGACGCGCTTGATGATCTGGAGGAACTTTCCGGCAGAAGTGGTGAATACCTATGGCTTCGTCTTGCTGAAGACAGACGTAACGATCTCGAATTGCTTCTGAGTTATTTAGATGAGCTTGGTACATGCAGTGAAAGTGAACGCTGGCTATACCGCTTAATGATTGCTGAGAAACGAATCGATCTGTATGGGAAAGAAGACCCCGAAGCGTTGAATGAGTTGATAACCCTTTCTGAAAGTGCGCCGGACATGGAAAGAGCAATGGCTCTTGCTGCTCTGTCAGATATTGTGATATCTGATGCGGATTCGTCGAGGATTCTGTTGCTGGAAGCCTATGCCCTGTGCGACAGTGGAGACCTTGCCACCGCTATTGAAAACAGACTGAACTTCGATCGGGGTGAAGGATACCGTTTGCGACCCTCTGTTGTTCTTGAGCATGCCTGGAATCTTCTGGAGGAAGAGAGATTCAACGAGGCATGGGAAGAATTGAATACAGCTCTCTTATCCGGATGGAGCAGAATGAAGAGACCTGAAATTCTCTGGGCTGCGTATCTTGCTGCTGAAGGCGCAAGAATGGATGATAGAATTCTTGAGGAATACCTTACGGAACTTTCCAATGAATATAGGAACACTGAAATGGGCATTGCCGCTTTGAACAGACTTGGAGGGGCCGAAGAAGGTGGGGGAGAAGAGTAGCGGGTTGGACAGAGATGTTGCTGTTACCTCAAAGGAGGAGTTCCTTCCGGGCGTATTCAGAATGTGTCTGGAAACCGGAGAGGATTTCTCAGCGCAATCAGAACCCGGACAGTTCATTCAGATTGAGGTTTCTCCCGATCCATTTCCGGTGACCAGAAGACCGTTCACAATCAGCAGAACGTACAATTCTTCAATTGAAATCGTTTTTGAAACTGTAGGCCGAGGAACTACAATACTTTCAGAGGTAGAAACAGGTTCAGCAGTAAGAGTCCTCGGACCTCTTGGCTCCGGTTATAAACTGAATAACGGCGGCTGGCTTCTTGTCGGCGGCGGATTAGGTGCTGCCGGATTCCCCGGCCTTGTTTCATTAGTTGATTGCAGGCTTCTGCTGCTTGGAGCCTCTACAGAAGACAAACTGCTGCCGGTTCCAGGAGTTTCATTATTGAGCATCACAGAAGACGGATCGAGCGGCAGGAAAGGACTGGTGACAGATTTACTTGAATCCGTTCAATGGGACTCTGTCAACAATATTGCCGTATGCGGACCGGTTGCCATGATGAAAGCTGTCATTCAGAAAATTCCAGGTGAATTCATTTCCGCTACACAAATTTCAGCGGAAGCCAGGATGGGTTGCGGTTGGGGAGCATGTGAGGGTTGTTCAATACCGAAAGCGGGCGGAGGATACCTCAAATGCTGCACCGACGGCCCTGTATTTCCTGCTGATTCTATCGATTGGGAACGATGGGTAGATGGGGTCGTATCTTGAATTTTGGTGTTTATCTCTATTGATTATTCTCAAGATTCTTAATAATTTTACTGATAGTACTGTAGTGCATTCCAGAATGCTTTGCAATCTCCTGCTGGCTATAACCATGTTTTATATGAGCAGTATAGATAGCTTTATTACGACCGACTTTATCTGAAGCACTGGAAAAAATATCCTCAAGTGAAGGACGACTTAA
This region of Candidatus Aegiribacteria sp. genomic DNA includes:
- a CDS encoding Trk family potassium uptake protein, with translation MDNRFVGSDSVRLFLSLCVFAVLIALFGLSLRSPDILLAADILIIIISMIFLAGIVLPDGVSSFKDRFTDEKWLLLFSFLYIIAILIVAIQTIHHGVLPAGLALAIKISLIYSTLCSVRVLLAYLGSWALDHLSPAAILPVSFAIVIAFGTAMLLLPNATPSGSSIGVIDAAFTSTSATCVTGLIVRDTATDFTVFGQTIILILIQVGGLGIMTFVAFFALFLGHNAGLRESASLVQVMDSDFINDLKRIMGSIIGWTLTIESAGAFILYLIWDGQPVGWTMNFKIWQSIFHSISAFCNAGFSLNPTLADTSSGYFSNPTNLEAFAHVPGIAITIGSLIALGGIGFLILTSLGAHILHRMKTGTSMRMSVQVKLVLWITIILIVVGFGIFLGFEWNNSLAGMNFSQKISNAFLGSITPRTAGFNTVPTSTLMPAMQWFIIALMFIGASPGGTGGGVKTSTVGVIFMSFMSLIRRKPSTEIWNRSISPHDINRMAAVLLLGGMVFTISAGLLLISEQNSTQEFGPFDYIFEAMSAFGTVGLSTGVTSGLTWIGKVIIILTMFVGRIGPATLAAATGRKHVMLYKYPETRITIG
- a CDS encoding class II fructose-bisphosphate aldolase, whose protein sequence is MINAVEYNKFLNLRPLNVTKAFPASRFALVSMKDIAAVAVEKNAIVMAANIRNPLSALGILRAAKKVDSFVLLELAKSEAGYTGVNFRNLPWFALQFSSSIEDNTVFGLHMDHYAIKSDSDRDEAVITVPDAISRGWTSVAVDASHNPDYENLIFTRDLAMHIQPYIGLEVEVGEIKGAGVLTTVEEAEYFIGGLNSWGIFPDFLAISNGSKHGTYDSSKGEGEGIDLIRTREIANAISQYDCKIAQHGISGTPLDKVGHFKEYGINKGNVGTLWQNILFGLEIDPDSGNAVIENGSFVKRSDKGIPTELWDEIVSWADAWGYPRNSGDYKKANLPFHYRIMSLPYIYRDRILEETEKWALKFFEAFNSTGTGTAVIDRILQRDDWNSVPERFITAVRKNYSASLAPDAAPDGGSGKELDTTGEDFSD
- a CDS encoding dihydroorotase — translated: MNTDFHGDILIGNGRIEAVDPGLPVELDAIPINADGKWVFPGLVDMHVHLRVPGGEDSETIETGLKAAIAGGITTVGAMPNTTPPIDSPQIVSDMISAASSLNLARCIPVPCVTRGRAGECLVDFHKLHEAGATAFSDDGGPVHDSGLLLQAMETVSAFNGVIIEHPEVMELSGGSINQGVIAGELGVRGIPECAETVDVARCLEIANNCPGHLHLTHLSSPRSIELVRSDCFRSAEVTVDVTPHHLILDETAVLEHESMAKMNPPLRSFESRSGLLAMVKKGMVDAIASDHAPHAMLKKRKSLEDAAFGIVGLETILPLTIEALHTESGMTLLQILSLLTKGPAGILRIQEPGIAVGDKADIVLYNPDIEYSLYETGTFSKSRNTPFFRRILKGKVEAVWKGRLVYRDGQFA
- a CDS encoding dihydroorotate dehydrogenase electron transfer subunit is translated as MGEKSSGLDRDVAVTSKEEFLPGVFRMCLETGEDFSAQSEPGQFIQIEVSPDPFPVTRRPFTISRTYNSSIEIVFETVGRGTTILSEVETGSAVRVLGPLGSGYKLNNGGWLLVGGGLGAAGFPGLVSLVDCRLLLLGASTEDKLLPVPGVSLLSITEDGSSGRKGLVTDLLESVQWDSVNNIAVCGPVAMMKAVIQKIPGEFISATQISAEARMGCGWGACEGCSIPKAGGGYLKCCTDGPVFPADSIDWERWVDGVVS